Proteins found in one Candidatus Oleimmundimicrobium sp. genomic segment:
- the hisH gene encoding imidazole glycerol phosphate synthase subunit HisH, translated as MIVVVDYGVGNLRSVQKGFEKVGYKAIITADRDILDKADGIVLPGVGAFKDAANALSKSNLGEAIKEGIAKGKPFLGICLGLHLLFTQSEEHGITQGLDIIPGRVVSLPLSVKIPHMGWNQIKKIVDAPVLNDINDGSYLYFVHSYHVVPDDKNIVATTTNYGIEFVSSIWKKNIFASQFHPEKSSKLGLKILKKFGEATG; from the coding sequence ATGATTGTAGTAGTAGATTATGGTGTTGGAAATTTAAGAAGTGTTCAAAAAGGTTTTGAAAAAGTTGGTTATAAGGCAATTATTACCGCAGACAGGGATATATTGGATAAAGCGGACGGGATTGTATTGCCCGGAGTAGGAGCATTTAAAGATGCAGCAAATGCTTTATCTAAATCAAATCTTGGTGAGGCGATAAAAGAAGGCATTGCTAAAGGGAAACCTTTTCTTGGGATATGTTTAGGGTTGCATCTTTTATTTACACAAAGCGAAGAACACGGGATAACGCAAGGACTTGATATAATTCCGGGTAGAGTTGTGAGTTTGCCTTTAAGCGTAAAAATTCCTCATATGGGGTGGAATCAAATTAAAAAGATTGTGGATGCTCCGGTTTTAAATGATATCAATGATGGTTCATATCTCTACTTCGTCCACTCTTATCACGTTGTTCCTGACGATAAAAATATTGTGGCAACCACCACTAATTATGGAATTGAGTTTGTTTCGAGCATATGGAAAAAGAATATTTTTGCATCACAATTTCACCCGGAAAAAAGCAGTAAACTTGGCCTGAAAATATTGAAAAAATTTGGGGAGGCGACGGGATGA
- a CDS encoding YtxH domain-containing protein produces the protein MIEERLEKMVHSTKIFLSGVGIGFGWGAVTGALTGILIGVLAAPKTGKEMRKDLKEKAEDFMESGKEVFESKKASILESVGKKTTIGYEKIDEALKEKIKKDEEVNKEI, from the coding sequence ATGATAGAGGAACGATTGGAAAAAATGGTTCATTCTACGAAAATTTTTCTCTCTGGGGTTGGTATTGGTTTTGGCTGGGGTGCAGTGACGGGAGCTTTAACCGGAATTTTAATTGGAGTTTTAGCAGCCCCTAAAACTGGCAAAGAAATGCGAAAAGACCTTAAAGAAAAAGCTGAGGATTTTATGGAATCGGGCAAAGAAGTTTTTGAATCTAAGAAAGCGAGTATTTTGGAGAGCGTTGGAAAGAAAACAACGATAGGTTACGAAAAGATTGATGAAGCGTTAAAAGAAAAGATTAAAAAGGACGAAGAAGTAAATAAAGAAATTTAA
- the trpD gene encoding anthranilate phosphoribosyltransferase, producing MIVEAIKKLIEKRDLTREESRAVMDEIMSGQSHDAQIGSFLTALRMKGETINEFTGLAEGMIAKVAQVSPKHKFVVDTCGTGGDFSGTFNISTISAFVAAGADVCIAKHGNRSISSRCGSADLLEALGVCVTLTPEQVAKCIDEVGIGFMFAPMFHPAMKHVMPSRKAMGIRTAFNALGPLTNPAKAPAQIIGVYNEKLTDIFVQVLSNLGTKHALVVHGADGLDELSTTGPSKISELKNGEVKSYKVEPEEFGLKRAKPSDILGGDVSENVCIAKAILNGEKGSKRDIVLFNSAGAIFVGGKASNLKKAVELAQKSIDSGAALKKLNELVEYSQKLSREKH from the coding sequence ATGATAGTCGAAGCAATTAAAAAGTTAATAGAAAAAAGGGATTTAACCAGAGAAGAATCGAGAGCGGTAATGGACGAAATAATGAGTGGTCAGTCCCACGATGCTCAAATTGGTTCATTTTTGACGGCGCTCAGGATGAAAGGCGAAACTATAAATGAGTTTACAGGTCTTGCTGAGGGTATGATTGCGAAGGTAGCTCAGGTAAGTCCCAAACATAAATTTGTTGTGGATACGTGCGGTACGGGTGGCGATTTTTCCGGGACCTTCAATATTTCGACAATTTCTGCTTTTGTAGCCGCTGGAGCTGACGTTTGTATTGCTAAACACGGGAACCGTTCTATTTCAAGTCGCTGTGGCAGCGCTGATCTTTTAGAAGCTTTAGGGGTTTGTGTCACGCTTACCCCGGAGCAGGTGGCTAAGTGTATTGACGAAGTCGGAATAGGTTTCATGTTTGCACCAATGTTTCATCCTGCAATGAAGCATGTGATGCCCAGTCGCAAAGCAATGGGGATTAGAACGGCTTTCAACGCTCTTGGCCCCTTAACTAATCCGGCAAAAGCTCCGGCTCAGATAATTGGCGTATATAATGAAAAGTTAACGGATATTTTTGTTCAAGTTTTAAGTAATTTGGGAACCAAACATGCTCTTGTTGTTCATGGTGCTGATGGGCTTGATGAACTTTCAACCACAGGGCCAAGCAAAATTTCCGAGTTAAAAAACGGAGAAGTCAAAAGCTATAAAGTAGAACCCGAGGAGTTTGGTTTAAAAAGAGCCAAGCCAAGCGATATATTGGGCGGGGACGTTTCTGAGAACGTTTGCATAGCCAAGGCGATTCTTAATGGAGAAAAGGGTTCAAAACGGGACATTGTCTTATTTAATTCCGCGGGTGCTATTTTTGTTGGTGGTAAGGCGAGCAATTTGAAAAAGGCTGTAGAACTTGCTCAAAAGTCTATCGACTCGGGAGCTGCCCTTAAGAAACTTAATGAGTTGGTGGAATATAGCCAAAAGTTAAGTCGGGAGAAACATTAA
- the trpE gene encoding anthranilate synthase component I — protein MYYPNFDEFKKIAVNHNLIPVYREINADIETPVSAFQKLGASECSFLLESAEKGERFGRYSFLGCDPYLTIQCENGSVFIKNGEKEEVVKLKNPLDAIRDVISKFRPAVTRNLPPFFGGAVGYLGYDMVKYFEDILPQTAHNDLYFPEMSFFFTDTILIFDHLKHTIKVVANAHLSKDAMFSYNKVICKIDALIEKLQSSLPNRSKFTGKKSCQITSNTSKEDFIISVKKAKEYIKAGDVLQVVLSQRFSTEISSDPFDIYRALRRINPSPYMYYLKQGDVKIIGSSPESLVKVCGNKVFTCPIAGTRPRGQDDKEDDEFTKSLLEDPKERAEHIMLVDLGRNDVGRVSVPGTVKVDDLMCVEKYSHVMHIVSTVTGQLESEKNSFDALQAIFPAGTVSGAPKIRAMEIIDELEPTRRGPYAGAVGYFSYSGDLDSCITIRTIMVHKNKAYVQAGAGIVYDSVPENEYQETIDKAKGMIKAIEMAEEGLV, from the coding sequence ATGTATTATCCGAATTTTGATGAGTTTAAAAAAATAGCTGTAAATCACAATTTAATCCCAGTTTACCGGGAGATAAATGCAGATATTGAGACCCCTGTTTCAGCGTTTCAGAAACTTGGGGCGAGCGAGTGTTCTTTTCTGCTTGAGAGCGCTGAAAAAGGGGAACGGTTTGGCCGTTACTCATTTCTTGGGTGTGACCCGTATCTTACAATTCAATGTGAGAATGGTTCAGTTTTTATAAAGAATGGGGAAAAAGAAGAAGTTGTCAAGCTTAAGAATCCTTTGGATGCTATCAGAGATGTTATTTCAAAATTTCGTCCGGCTGTAACTCGAAATTTACCGCCTTTTTTTGGCGGAGCAGTTGGTTATCTTGGCTATGACATGGTCAAATATTTTGAGGATATTCTCCCGCAAACTGCTCATAATGACCTTTATTTTCCGGAAATGTCATTCTTTTTTACTGACACAATTTTAATTTTTGATCACTTAAAACACACAATTAAAGTGGTGGCAAATGCTCATTTAAGTAAGGACGCGATGTTTTCATATAATAAAGTAATTTGCAAAATTGATGCCCTTATCGAGAAACTTCAAAGTTCTTTACCGAATCGCTCCAAATTTACAGGGAAAAAGAGTTGTCAGATAACTTCAAATACCAGTAAAGAAGATTTTATTATCTCTGTTAAAAAAGCAAAAGAATATATTAAAGCGGGGGATGTTCTTCAGGTAGTGCTTTCGCAGAGATTTTCTACTGAGATTTCATCAGACCCATTTGATATCTATCGTGCTCTCAGGAGAATAAATCCTTCTCCTTATATGTACTATCTAAAGCAAGGAGATGTAAAAATTATCGGTTCCTCCCCTGAATCTCTTGTTAAAGTGTGTGGGAATAAAGTTTTTACATGTCCAATAGCCGGTACTCGTCCACGTGGTCAGGATGATAAAGAGGATGATGAATTTACAAAGAGCTTATTAGAGGACCCGAAAGAGCGAGCAGAGCACATTATGCTCGTTGATTTGGGAAGAAATGATGTTGGTCGAGTAAGTGTGCCGGGAACAGTTAAGGTTGATGATTTGATGTGTGTAGAGAAATATTCTCATGTTATGCATATTGTTTCTACTGTCACAGGTCAACTTGAAAGTGAAAAAAACTCATTCGATGCACTGCAAGCAATTTTTCCTGCCGGGACGGTTTCTGGTGCACCAAAGATAAGGGCAATGGAAATTATCGATGAGTTGGAACCAACGCGAAGGGGTCCTTACGCTGGTGCTGTAGGTTATTTTAGTTATTCTGGAGATTTGGATTCATGTATAACCATTCGTACAATTATGGTGCATAAAAACAAAGCCTATGTTCAGGCAGGAGCCGGTATTGTATATGATTCGGTTCCTGAAAATGAATACCAAGAGACAATTGACAAAGCAAAAGGGATGATAAAAGCTATAGAAATGGCGGAAGAGGGACTCGTTTAA
- the hisA gene encoding 1-(5-phosphoribosyl)-5-[(5-phosphoribosylamino)methylideneamino]imidazole-4-carboxamide isomerase, with amino-acid sequence MIIYPAIDIKAGRCVRLYQGQMDKVTLFPEYPTEAAKRWEAAGAKFIHVVDLDGAGSGEPKNILTLEQIIKSVNIPIQFGGGIRGMYTVKQLFNLGVSRIILGTALVNNPDLLAEACAVYQGKIAVGLDVKDECLAIHGWEEKTDINVVDVINELEKVGVSRIIYTDISVDGTMQGPNIKGIRSIAKKTNIPLIASGGVSSIKDIKAIKKLESLGVEGIIIGKALYSEAFTLEEAIKVAEKNVG; translated from the coding sequence ATGATAATTTATCCGGCAATTGATATCAAAGCAGGAAGATGTGTGCGGCTTTACCAGGGGCAAATGGATAAGGTTACGCTCTTTCCTGAGTATCCAACAGAAGCAGCAAAAAGATGGGAAGCTGCAGGAGCAAAATTTATTCACGTTGTGGATTTAGACGGTGCCGGATCGGGTGAACCAAAGAATATTTTAACGCTTGAACAAATAATTAAAAGCGTGAATATTCCAATACAGTTCGGCGGTGGTATAAGAGGGATGTATACAGTGAAGCAGCTTTTTAATCTTGGGGTTAGCCGTATAATTTTAGGGACAGCTTTAGTAAATAATCCCGATTTGCTTGCGGAAGCTTGTGCGGTGTATCAAGGTAAAATTGCCGTTGGGCTTGATGTAAAAGATGAGTGTTTAGCCATTCATGGATGGGAAGAAAAAACTGACATAAATGTAGTTGATGTGATAAATGAGCTTGAGAAAGTTGGTGTTTCAAGAATTATATATACTGATATTTCAGTTGATGGGACGATGCAGGGTCCGAATATAAAGGGAATTAGGTCAATTGCTAAAAAAACAAATATTCCTCTCATTGCTTCGGGTGGAGTGTCAAGCATTAAAGATATTAAAGCTATAAAGAAATTAGAGAGTTTAGGGGTTGAAGGTATAATTATTGGAAAAGCTCTTTACTCGGAGGCATTTACTTTAGAAGAAGCGATAAAGGTTGCTGAGAAAAATGTTGGCTAA
- a CDS encoding ABC transporter permease subunit yields the protein MLLRNIFLKNLRDRRKALFWWSFGMILFALFICAFYPTVQESAAELETYMANMPEALIAAFGGTGSNIASPEGYLNVEFFSMMLPMMFIIYAIGFGGGVIAGEEEAGTLDLLLANPISRWRVLLEKFLAMVAGMTILSFMSWLGLVAGAYVYDMNIGLGQLAAATFSSVLLSFSFGVIALAVSCLTGRRGISMGIATALAVGTYLLYVLAQVAEPLEKYQKLSPFYWHLAPNPLANGLKLGNMAVFIGTIAVFLIIALIAFQRRDLAV from the coding sequence ATGCTGCTTCGTAATATCTTTTTAAAAAATCTACGTGATAGGCGCAAAGCTTTATTTTGGTGGAGCTTCGGCATGATTTTATTTGCCCTTTTTATTTGCGCATTTTATCCGACCGTCCAAGAAAGTGCCGCGGAATTGGAAACCTACATGGCAAATATGCCTGAGGCGCTTATAGCGGCATTTGGAGGGACCGGTAGCAATATTGCGTCACCCGAAGGGTATTTAAATGTGGAGTTTTTCTCCATGATGCTTCCGATGATGTTCATAATATATGCCATTGGGTTTGGTGGCGGTGTGATTGCGGGGGAAGAGGAGGCCGGAACACTCGACTTATTGCTTGCAAATCCCATTTCTCGTTGGCGGGTTTTACTGGAAAAGTTTTTGGCTATGGTTGCGGGGATGACCATTTTAAGTTTTATGTCATGGCTGGGACTTGTAGCCGGCGCATATGTCTATGATATGAATATTGGTCTCGGACAGTTGGCAGCGGCAACGTTTAGCAGTGTTCTTTTAAGTTTCAGTTTTGGAGTTATTGCTTTGGCCGTAAGTTGTTTAACCGGCAGGCGCGGGATAAGCATGGGCATTGCAACCGCTCTGGCTGTTGGAACATATTTGCTTTATGTTTTGGCGCAGGTTGCTGAACCATTGGAAAAGTACCAGAAACTATCGCCATTTTATTGGCATCTGGCTCCCAACCCTTTGGCCAATGGCCTGAAACTTGGCAATATGGCGGTTTTCATCGGAACAATAGCCGTATTTCTAATAATTGCTCTCATTGCTTTCCAGCGTCGCGACTTGGCGGTTTAG
- a CDS encoding DUF5667 domain-containing protein, whose product MRKILTVFLVVSLFVMVFAPAVMAQDESVEPGLTPDSSFYFLKVWVEEFQLMFTFRAENKVELLNKFAEKRIAEAQKMIEKGKIDLAEKCLSRYEKHLNKTQSIIEKLGNEEVYMKVAEATSKHERVLNELLEKVPERARDSIEQAIEVSQTGHNRAGEALQKVLQKKIQIQEQNEGEETMIKTEQQTKTQTKECIEDCEEECEQIQERTEEQIKEQLMKDKETKQ is encoded by the coding sequence ATGAGAAAGATATTAACGGTGTTTTTGGTAGTTTCATTGTTTGTTATGGTTTTTGCTCCAGCTGTTATGGCTCAAGATGAATCGGTGGAGCCGGGTCTTACCCCGGATAGTTCTTTTTATTTCTTGAAGGTGTGGGTTGAAGAATTTCAGCTTATGTTTACTTTTAGAGCTGAAAATAAGGTTGAGCTTTTAAATAAGTTTGCTGAAAAAAGAATAGCTGAAGCTCAGAAAATGATTGAGAAGGGTAAAATAGATCTTGCTGAGAAGTGTCTTAGTCGGTATGAAAAACACCTCAATAAAACTCAAAGTATCATTGAGAAATTAGGTAATGAGGAAGTTTATATGAAAGTTGCTGAGGCAACTTCAAAGCATGAAAGAGTTTTAAATGAACTTCTCGAAAAAGTTCCTGAGAGGGCCAGAGATTCAATCGAGCAAGCGATAGAAGTTTCTCAAACTGGACACAATAGAGCAGGAGAGGCTCTACAAAAAGTTCTACAAAAGAAAATTCAAATTCAAGAGCAAAACGAAGGCGAAGAAACCATGATTAAAACAGAACAACAGACAAAAACGCAGACAAAAGAGTGTATCGAGGATTGCGAAGAAGAGTGCGAGCAAATACAGGAACGTACCGAAGAGCAAATTAAGGAACAGCTAATGAAAGATAAAGAAACAAAGCAGTAA
- a CDS encoding aminodeoxychorismate/anthranilate synthase component II, whose translation MILMIDNYDSFTYNLVQYFGELGADLKVFRNDKITLAEIENINPDHIVISPGPCTPNEAGISMDLVKNFMGKIPILGVCLGHQSIVQALGGKIIRGLYPVHGKTSAIYHDGKTIFKDVENPFIATRYHSLIAEAKSLPNCFDISARTDDGVIMGVRHKEYSLEGIQFHPESILTTEGKKILANFLKLSI comes from the coding sequence ATGATTTTAATGATAGATAACTATGACTCGTTTACATACAATCTTGTTCAGTATTTTGGCGAGCTTGGGGCGGATTTAAAGGTTTTTCGTAATGATAAAATTACGCTTGCCGAAATAGAGAACATAAATCCCGACCATATTGTTATTTCTCCAGGGCCCTGCACGCCAAACGAAGCTGGCATTTCTATGGATTTAGTTAAAAATTTTATGGGGAAGATACCAATTTTAGGAGTATGTTTGGGTCATCAGTCAATTGTTCAAGCTTTAGGCGGAAAGATTATAAGAGGGCTTTATCCGGTGCATGGAAAGACCTCAGCAATCTATCATGACGGAAAAACAATCTTTAAAGATGTTGAAAACCCGTTCATTGCTACTCGTTACCATTCGTTGATTGCCGAGGCGAAATCTTTACCGAACTGTTTTGATATTTCTGCCAGGACAGATGATGGAGTAATTATGGGAGTAAGACATAAAGAATATTCCTTGGAAGGAATTCAGTTTCATCCTGAATCCATATTGACGACAGAAGGGAAGAAGATACTGGCCAATTTTTTAAAATTGTCAATTTAA
- the hisB gene encoding imidazoleglycerol-phosphate dehydratase HisB has product MVRNSTITRKTKETDIQIELNVDGQGKADISTDIPFFDHMLDLLARHGLFDLEIKAKGDLEVDAHHTVEDVGICLGQAFRASLEDKKGIRRFGYSLVPMDEALVMTSVDISGRPHLFFDVDIPAEYIGNFDTSLVIEFLHAFVNHFAITLHVKLLSGKNVHHCIEAVFKGLARAIDMATQIDSRIKGVPSTKGEI; this is encoded by the coding sequence ATGGTTCGTAACAGCACTATTACGAGGAAGACGAAAGAGACCGATATTCAAATTGAGCTTAATGTTGATGGTCAAGGAAAAGCTGATATCTCGACGGATATCCCATTTTTTGACCATATGTTGGACTTATTAGCCAGACACGGTCTGTTTGATTTGGAGATTAAAGCTAAAGGTGATTTGGAAGTTGATGCTCATCATACTGTTGAAGATGTAGGTATCTGTCTCGGTCAGGCTTTTCGCGCCAGTCTTGAAGATAAAAAAGGGATAAGAAGGTTCGGTTATTCGTTAGTTCCAATGGATGAGGCACTTGTAATGACATCGGTAGATATAAGTGGTCGTCCCCATCTTTTTTTTGACGTTGATATTCCTGCTGAGTACATCGGTAATTTTGATACATCATTGGTGATAGAGTTTTTACATGCCTTTGTAAATCATTTTGCCATAACTTTGCACGTGAAACTTTTATCAGGGAAAAACGTTCATCATTGCATAGAGGCGGTTTTTAAAGGATTGGCAAGAGCAATTGATATGGCTACTCAAATTGATTCTCGAATCAAAGGTGTGCCTTCTACTAAGGGAGAGATTTAA
- a CDS encoding ABC transporter ATP-binding protein produces MSLDVVIRTEGLTKCYGKTLGIIDLNFEVKKGEVFGYLGPNGAGKTTTIRMLLDFIHPTRGKATIFGLDTHKDNVKIKRRVGYLPGELELYKNLKGGEFLRHFAYLRSGVDWKYVQELAERLDFDMSKPIRSLSSGNKHKVGLIQALMHKPELLILDEPTVGLDPLMQQEFYRMMHEAKEQGQTLFISSHILPEVERICDRVGFIRRGKLIKVEDVSDLKKHAFRQIEIHFAGPVPKEEFENLSVVKDVMVEDSILRFTVAGPLDAVVKTAAKFEVVNVISHEPNLEDIFLTYYGGDENAAS; encoded by the coding sequence ATGAGTTTGGATGTAGTAATTCGCACAGAGGGCTTAACCAAGTGCTATGGTAAAACTCTTGGCATAATCGACCTCAATTTTGAAGTCAAAAAGGGCGAGGTTTTTGGCTATCTTGGGCCAAATGGCGCAGGCAAAACAACAACTATAAGAATGCTACTCGATTTTATTCACCCGACGCGTGGCAAAGCCACGATTTTCGGTCTGGATACGCATAAGGATAACGTTAAGATTAAAAGGCGTGTTGGCTATCTTCCCGGAGAACTTGAGCTATATAAAAACCTTAAAGGTGGGGAGTTTTTGCGTCATTTTGCTTACCTGCGGAGTGGTGTCGATTGGAAATATGTTCAAGAGCTTGCCGAACGGCTTGATTTCGATATGTCAAAGCCGATTCGCTCTTTGTCATCGGGAAATAAGCACAAAGTTGGCCTCATTCAAGCGCTTATGCACAAGCCGGAGCTTTTGATTTTAGATGAGCCAACCGTGGGTCTTGACCCTTTGATGCAGCAGGAGTTTTATCGCATGATGCACGAGGCCAAAGAGCAAGGCCAAACCTTATTTATCTCATCGCATATTTTACCTGAGGTTGAGAGGATATGTGACCGAGTTGGATTTATCAGGCGCGGCAAGCTAATCAAGGTTGAAGATGTTTCAGATTTAAAGAAACACGCATTCCGTCAAATTGAGATTCATTTTGCAGGCCCTGTTCCGAAAGAGGAATTTGAAAACCTTTCTGTTGTTAAAGATGTAATGGTAGAAGATAGTATATTGCGATTTACGGTTGCGGGCCCTTTAGATGCTGTCGTCAAGACGGCCGCGAAGTTTGAGGTAGTAAACGTGATAAGTCACGAACCCAATCTCGAGGATATCTTTCTAACCTACTATGGGGGTGACGAAAATGCTGCTTCGTAA
- the hisIE gene encoding bifunctional phosphoribosyl-AMP cyclohydrolase/phosphoribosyl-ATP diphosphatase HisIE, whose amino-acid sequence MKLKKKKGRKNKTMKIEEFKFDEKGLIPAIVQDYRTGEVLMLAYMNKESIKKTLETGRTWFWSRSRQQYWCKGETSGNVQYVKEVKYDCDADTLLILIEQVGVACHTGERSCFYRNITTSHQPPATRGKLPIVFQELYQVILDRKKKMPEGSYTAKLFEEGQDKILAKIEEESDEVIDAAKNKENSEVVWEIADLLYHLLVLLVDKGISLEEVAGELEKRRK is encoded by the coding sequence ATGAAACTAAAGAAAAAAAAGGGAAGAAAGAATAAGACTATGAAAATTGAAGAATTTAAATTTGACGAGAAAGGTTTAATTCCGGCGATAGTTCAGGATTATCGCACAGGCGAGGTTTTAATGCTTGCCTATATGAACAAAGAATCAATAAAAAAGACGCTTGAGACGGGGCGAACCTGGTTTTGGAGCAGGAGCCGTCAGCAGTATTGGTGCAAGGGTGAAACTTCAGGGAATGTTCAATATGTAAAGGAAGTAAAATACGATTGCGATGCCGATACTCTTTTAATCTTGATTGAACAGGTTGGAGTGGCTTGTCATACTGGCGAACGCTCCTGTTTCTATCGAAACATAACCACCAGCCACCAGCCACCAGCTACCAGGGGAAAATTACCGATTGTTTTTCAGGAGCTTTATCAAGTTATCCTCGATCGTAAAAAGAAAATGCCTGAGGGTTCATATACCGCAAAACTCTTTGAAGAAGGACAAGATAAAATACTTGCCAAAATCGAGGAAGAATCAGATGAAGTAATCGACGCCGCAAAGAATAAAGAGAATTCTGAAGTGGTTTGGGAAATTGCCGATTTACTCTATCATCTTTTGGTTTTACTGGTTGATAAGGGAATTTCTTTGGAAGAAGTTGCAGGAGAGTTGGAGAAGAGAAGGAAGTAG
- the hisF gene encoding imidazole glycerol phosphate synthase subunit HisF: MLAKRIIPCLDMKEGRVVKGVKFVNLRDAGDPVELAIAYDEAGADELTFLDITASHEKRDIMFDVVRRTSEKVFMPFTIGGGVRTVEDIRMVLENGADKVSINTAAIENPNLIHEASRKFGNQCIVVAIDAKSVPGSQPPASKKALPTPDSPLPTGRWEVYTHGGRNTTGLNAVEWAKKVEGLGAGEILLTSMDRDGTKAGYDIELTKAITSAVNIPVIASGGAGKLEHFLEVIVEADADAVLAASLFHFGELSIRQVKEYLRDNNIPVRF, from the coding sequence ATGTTGGCTAAGCGGATAATTCCGTGCCTTGATATGAAAGAAGGCAGGGTAGTTAAGGGTGTAAAGTTTGTAAATTTACGGGATGCCGGAGACCCTGTTGAGCTTGCTATTGCCTATGATGAAGCAGGAGCGGATGAACTTACTTTTCTTGACATAACGGCTTCTCACGAAAAGCGTGATATTATGTTTGATGTTGTTCGGCGCACATCGGAGAAAGTTTTTATGCCTTTTACCATAGGCGGAGGAGTAAGAACCGTTGAGGACATAAGGATGGTTTTGGAAAATGGGGCCGATAAGGTTTCCATAAACACAGCGGCAATTGAAAATCCTAATCTTATTCATGAAGCTTCAAGAAAGTTTGGAAATCAGTGCATTGTAGTCGCGATAGACGCAAAATCAGTCCCCGGCTCACAGCCACCAGCTTCCAAGAAAGCACTCCCCACTCCCGACTCCCCACTCCCGACTGGTAGGTGGGAAGTTTATACACACGGAGGGCGAAATACAACTGGTTTGAATGCGGTTGAATGGGCTAAGAAGGTTGAAGGCCTTGGTGCCGGAGAAATTTTGCTTACCAGCATGGATAGAGATGGTACTAAAGCCGGTTATGATATCGAGTTAACAAAAGCAATTACAAGCGCAGTAAATATCCCCGTAATTGCTTCAGGTGGAGCAGGAAAACTTGAACACTTTTTGGAGGTAATAGTTGAAGCGGATGCCGACGCTGTACTTGCGGCATCGCTCTTTCATTTCGGGGAGTTGAGCATAAGACAGGTTAAAGAATATCTTCGGGATAACAATATCCCTGTAAGATTTTAA
- a CDS encoding HAD-IA family hydrolase: MLDKLQEDYVEVVSNLLVKKSALRWFKNIDSLVLDIDGVILDVTSSFRLAISKTTQFYFEKILKWPGKALLITPEETQLFKLVGGFNNDWELTYAVVIFYLSKSDFLSSYNLNVLRKKGRSLQEFTDEIKRCGGGLKSAEKIALSGLKDKERIKSLWNRNLIKQIFQEFYAGVDWCKKLYGFEPVYIKKKGLLNKEEVIIDKKLVKQFYPKVSIITGRTKKEAEIALERAGFLDIVSFDKILSDDGGIRKPNPKLLQELSNKMKTKVGIYIGDTPDDLEIVNNFKKLNQKEMFLSCIILQNIEEAKRFIKEGVDILARKGNDVLAEIKS, translated from the coding sequence ATGCTAGATAAGTTACAAGAAGATTATGTTGAGGTTGTATCCAATTTATTGGTTAAGAAAAGTGCATTAAGATGGTTTAAAAATATTGACAGTTTAGTTCTTGATATTGATGGGGTAATTCTAGATGTAACATCCTCTTTTAGACTGGCAATAAGCAAGACGACTCAGTTTTATTTTGAAAAAATTCTTAAATGGCCCGGCAAAGCCCTTCTTATAACTCCGGAAGAGACTCAACTTTTTAAATTGGTCGGTGGTTTTAATAATGATTGGGAACTAACTTATGCTGTTGTTATTTTTTACTTAAGTAAATCGGATTTTTTGTCGAGTTACAATTTAAACGTTTTGCGTAAAAAAGGACGAAGTTTGCAAGAGTTTACTGATGAAATTAAAAGGTGTGGTGGCGGACTTAAGTCTGCCGAAAAAATTGCTTTATCTGGTTTAAAAGATAAAGAAAGGATAAAATCACTTTGGAATAGAAATCTTATTAAACAGATTTTTCAAGAATTTTATGCTGGCGTTGATTGGTGTAAAAAGTTGTATGGGTTTGAACCTGTTTATATAAAGAAGAAAGGTTTGCTCAATAAAGAGGAAGTTATTATTGATAAAAAGCTGGTCAAACAGTTTTATCCTAAGGTTTCAATTATTACCGGGCGAACAAAAAAGGAAGCTGAAATTGCTTTGGAAAGAGCGGGTTTTTTAGATATTGTGTCTTTCGATAAGATATTGAGTGATGACGGAGGTATTCGTAAACCTAACCCGAAATTATTGCAAGAATTGTCAAATAAAATGAAAACTAAAGTTGGGATTTACATAGGAGACACTCCTGATGATCTTGAGATTGTAAATAATTTTAAAAAATTGAATCAAAAAGAGATGTTTTTATCTTGTATAATATTACAAAACATTGAAGAAGCTAAGAGATTTATTAAAGAGGGAGTCGATATTCTTGCTAGAAAGGGAAACGATGTTCTTGCTGAAATAAAAAGTTAA